The following are encoded in a window of Solidesulfovibrio magneticus RS-1 genomic DNA:
- a CDS encoding pyridoxal phosphate-dependent aminotransferase — MNPACKDITSFLVMDILERAQAIEAAGHRVIHLEIGEPDFDIPECVKDAAQKAVAEGRTHYTHSLGILELREALCALYADEYGVKISPERILVAGGTSPAMLLAFGVLARPGKHMLLTDPAYACYPNFLRFTGLTPRYVAVDEEDGFQWTPERIWESVSEDTAAILLNSPANPTGTLLSEAALETACACGAPVVSDEIYHGLTYAGPARSALQFSDDALVLNGFSKRFAMTGLRLGYLIAPPSLMPLLQKLQQNLFICASSVAQWAGLAALSPDGLAAAEVMRQTYDARRKVLLAGLSRLGLSPRVEPTGAFYVFVRADHLHPNSLALAYDILEKAHVGVTPGIDFGPGGEGHLRFSYANSLENIEEGLARLERYITDHCR, encoded by the coding sequence ATGAACCCCGCCTGCAAGGACATCACCTCGTTTCTCGTCATGGACATCCTCGAACGCGCCCAGGCCATCGAGGCGGCGGGCCACCGCGTCATCCACCTGGAGATCGGCGAACCAGATTTCGACATTCCCGAGTGCGTCAAGGACGCGGCGCAAAAGGCCGTGGCCGAGGGGCGCACCCACTACACCCACAGCCTGGGCATCCTTGAGCTGCGCGAGGCCCTGTGCGCCCTTTACGCCGACGAATACGGCGTGAAGATCAGTCCGGAGCGGATTCTGGTCGCCGGCGGCACCTCGCCGGCCATGCTGCTGGCCTTCGGCGTCCTGGCCCGGCCGGGCAAGCACATGCTGCTCACCGATCCGGCCTATGCCTGCTACCCCAATTTCCTGCGCTTTACCGGACTGACGCCGCGTTATGTGGCCGTGGACGAAGAAGACGGCTTCCAGTGGACGCCGGAGCGTATCTGGGAGTCGGTCAGCGAGGACACCGCCGCCATCCTGCTCAATTCCCCGGCCAACCCCACCGGCACGCTGCTGTCCGAGGCCGCCTTGGAGACCGCCTGCGCCTGCGGCGCGCCGGTGGTGTCCGACGAAATCTACCACGGACTGACCTACGCCGGCCCGGCCCGCAGCGCCCTGCAGTTTTCCGACGACGCTCTGGTGTTAAACGGCTTTTCCAAGCGCTTCGCCATGACCGGGCTGCGCCTGGGCTATCTCATCGCGCCGCCGTCGCTCATGCCGCTTTTGCAAAAGCTTCAGCAAAACCTGTTCATCTGCGCCTCGTCCGTGGCCCAATGGGCCGGGCTGGCCGCGCTGTCCCCGGACGGGCTGGCCGCGGCCGAGGTCATGCGCCAGACTTACGACGCCCGGCGCAAGGTCCTTTTGGCCGGCCTGTCGCGCCTGGGGCTTTCGCCGCGCGTGGAGCCCACCGGCGCGTTTTACGTGTTCGTGCGGGCCGATCACCTGCACCCCAACTCCCTGGCCCTGGCCTACGACATCCTGGAAAAAGCCCACGTGGGCGTCACCCCGGGCATCGACTTCGGCCCGGGCGGCGAGGGACATCTGCGGTTTTCCTACGCCAACTCCCTGGAAAACATCGAGGAAGGCCTGGCCCGGCTGGAGCGGTACATCACCGACCATTGCCGGTAA
- the fliF gene encoding flagellar basal-body MS-ring/collar protein FliF, which translates to MPDFLKQNFEKLIQYWSNRSAAQRIMLAGLAASLVAAFVVMLFILNQPDMRVLYTNMPQEDASRVVELLKASKTPYELRDNGATVLVPAEAVYEQRLKVAGEGVMRGQGIGFELFDELKVGQTDFVQRINYTRALQGELARTISEFPQVEKARVHLVLPHKSLFIEEQKKATASVVLTLRKGQKLDAKQLQGIVNLVAMSVEGLTPDHITVTDTAGQSLYQPRGDGGLDGLTTTQFEYKNTFESNLENRLEQILTPILGPGRSLAKVNAELDFAQRTIRKELYDPNATVVRSEQKSEESTSGTAAVDASGVTTTPRGGGQAVPNTNFRGEGYSGTESTQKSNRENKTTNYEINKEEQNVVTPVGDLKRQSIAVIVDGTYEKVEGTKNWKFVPRSAEELERIKQIVARAAGLDAARGDEIQVSSFEFGAPDGSAEPSLVQTMLEYAQRLGKPFINGLLIFLFLILVVRPVVLALIRPRVTEEEIETLERLPEGEARLALAEAVESEEAAAMLEPGRQFELAKHLALQLFEENMEQSISLLKSWLKQEA; encoded by the coding sequence ATGCCCGACTTCCTCAAGCAAAACTTCGAGAAGCTCATCCAGTACTGGTCCAACCGTTCCGCCGCCCAGCGCATCATGCTGGCCGGACTGGCCGCTTCCCTGGTCGCCGCCTTCGTGGTCATGCTGTTTATTCTCAACCAGCCCGACATGCGCGTACTCTACACCAACATGCCCCAGGAAGACGCCTCCCGGGTGGTGGAGCTCCTCAAGGCTTCCAAGACCCCCTACGAACTGCGCGACAACGGGGCCACCGTGCTGGTACCGGCCGAGGCCGTCTACGAGCAGCGCCTCAAGGTGGCCGGCGAAGGCGTCATGCGCGGCCAGGGCATCGGCTTCGAACTGTTTGACGAACTCAAGGTCGGCCAGACCGACTTCGTCCAGCGCATCAACTACACCCGGGCGCTGCAAGGCGAACTGGCCCGCACCATTTCCGAATTTCCCCAGGTCGAAAAGGCCCGCGTCCACTTGGTGCTGCCCCACAAGAGCCTTTTTATCGAAGAGCAGAAAAAGGCCACCGCCTCGGTGGTGCTGACCCTGCGCAAGGGCCAAAAACTTGACGCCAAGCAGCTCCAGGGCATCGTCAACCTCGTGGCCATGTCCGTGGAAGGCCTTACCCCCGACCACATCACCGTCACCGACACCGCCGGCCAGTCCCTGTATCAGCCGCGCGGCGACGGCGGCCTCGACGGTCTGACCACTACCCAGTTCGAATACAAGAACACCTTCGAATCCAACCTCGAAAACCGCCTCGAACAGATACTCACCCCCATCCTCGGCCCGGGGCGCTCCCTGGCCAAGGTCAACGCCGAGCTCGACTTTGCCCAGCGCACCATCCGCAAGGAACTCTACGACCCCAACGCCACCGTGGTGCGCAGCGAACAGAAAAGCGAGGAATCCACCTCCGGCACGGCGGCCGTGGACGCCTCGGGCGTCACCACCACCCCGCGCGGCGGCGGACAGGCCGTGCCCAACACCAATTTCCGGGGCGAAGGCTATTCCGGCACCGAGTCCACTCAGAAGTCCAACCGGGAAAACAAGACCACCAACTACGAGATCAACAAGGAAGAGCAAAACGTCGTCACCCCCGTTGGCGACTTGAAGCGCCAGTCCATAGCGGTTATCGTGGACGGGACCTATGAGAAGGTCGAGGGGACCAAGAACTGGAAGTTCGTGCCCCGCTCGGCCGAGGAACTGGAACGCATCAAGCAGATCGTGGCCCGGGCCGCCGGCCTGGACGCGGCGCGCGGCGACGAGATCCAGGTGTCGAGCTTCGAGTTCGGCGCGCCGGACGGATCGGCCGAGCCGAGCCTGGTGCAGACCATGCTGGAATACGCCCAGCGGCTGGGCAAGCCCTTCATCAACGGCCTGCTCATCTTCCTGTTCCTCATCCTGGTCGTGCGGCCGGTGGTGCTGGCGCTCATTCGTCCGCGGGTCACCGAAGAGGAGATCGAAACCTTGGAAAGACTGCCCGAAGGCGAAGCCCGGCTGGCCCTGGCCGAGGCCGTGGAAAGCGAAGAGGCGGCGGCCATGCTGGAACCCGGCCGCCAGTTCGAGCTGGCCAAGCACCTGGCCTTGCAACTGTTCGAAGAAAACATGGAGCAGTCCATCTCGCTGCTCAAGAGCTGGCTTAAGCAGGAGGCCTAA
- the fliG gene encoding flagellar motor switch protein FliG: MPAMMSGPQKTAVLCLALGEKFAGEVFKRLDRREIAAISKAMLDIETVPKEQVEEVVHEFNDALQTGRDMVTGGADQVRRLLSKTLDSDTAKYIMETLELDTGPTPFQELGNVSPRILAQILRNEHPQTLALILGHLHPEQAAELLQNLPSGVRAEVLMRLSKLEAVAEDMLMEVDKVLQNQLIAMGGKEGKKVGGITAVAEILNAVDRATEEEVLSEIEEESAQTAEDIRNLMFVFEDIKALDDRAIRELLKEVSNEELTQALKGASEELRDKFFRNLSERAANMIQEDLEIMGPIRLAEVEGAQQNVVKTVRRLEAEGKIAIGRGGGDVFV, encoded by the coding sequence ATGCCCGCCATGATGTCCGGTCCGCAAAAGACCGCCGTTCTCTGTCTGGCCCTGGGCGAAAAGTTCGCCGGGGAGGTGTTCAAACGCCTGGATCGGCGCGAAATCGCCGCCATCTCCAAGGCCATGTTGGACATCGAAACCGTGCCCAAGGAACAGGTCGAGGAAGTGGTCCACGAGTTCAACGACGCCCTCCAGACCGGACGCGACATGGTCACGGGCGGCGCGGACCAGGTGCGCCGGCTGCTCTCCAAGACCCTGGACTCGGACACGGCCAAGTACATCATGGAAACCCTGGAGCTCGACACCGGCCCGACCCCGTTCCAGGAACTGGGCAACGTCTCGCCGCGCATCCTGGCCCAGATCCTGCGCAACGAGCATCCCCAGACCCTGGCCCTGATCCTTGGCCACCTGCACCCCGAGCAGGCCGCCGAACTGCTGCAGAACCTGCCCTCGGGCGTGCGCGCCGAGGTGCTCATGCGCTTGTCCAAGCTCGAAGCCGTGGCCGAGGACATGCTCATGGAAGTGGACAAGGTGCTGCAAAACCAGCTCATCGCCATGGGCGGCAAGGAAGGCAAGAAGGTCGGCGGCATCACCGCCGTGGCCGAAATCCTCAATGCCGTGGACCGGGCCACCGAAGAGGAAGTCCTCTCCGAGATCGAGGAAGAATCCGCCCAGACGGCCGAAGACATCCGCAACCTCATGTTCGTCTTCGAGGACATCAAGGCCCTGGACGACCGGGCCATCCGCGAACTGCTCAAGGAAGTCTCCAACGAGGAGCTCACCCAGGCCTTAAAGGGCGCTTCCGAGGAGCTGCGGGACAAGTTCTTCCGCAACCTTTCCGAGCGCGCCGCCAACATGATCCAGGAAGACCTGGAGATCATGGGTCCCATCCGCCTGGCCGAGGTCGAAGGCGCCCAGCAAAACGTGGTCAAGACCGTGCGGCGCCTGGAGGCCGAGGGCAAGATCGCCATAGGCCGCGGAGGCGGCGATGTCTTTGTCTGA
- a CDS encoding FliH/SctL family protein — protein MSLSDEEAASVLTGRVILGPGLAGPGETTVAELEAHRSPEELEKVELRFWERLRAKATAKAQTILAEAMAEAERLRETARQEGYAAGHAQGRADADAAAAEAAAAAAAEYEATLAHLAGSFGAMAEALTGERARVWDLQRDEFLTLLRLAVERTVNVAIDARREEILAALLHEALEAIDAKAEPTLTVHPEDEPLLRELLTRAKAERPALARVSVRVNPGLIPGSLYLEYPEGLVDNTIASRFAEVEAIFAHLAAAPAPGEGGDAAPDTAPAGDLTPGAPGDGHAHG, from the coding sequence ATGTCTTTGTCTGACGAAGAGGCGGCAAGCGTCCTCACCGGCCGGGTCATCCTCGGGCCGGGCCTGGCCGGCCCGGGCGAGACCACCGTGGCCGAGCTGGAAGCCCACCGCTCCCCCGAGGAACTCGAAAAGGTCGAGCTCCGATTCTGGGAACGCCTGCGGGCCAAGGCCACGGCCAAGGCCCAGACCATCCTCGCCGAGGCCATGGCCGAGGCCGAGCGCCTGCGCGAGACGGCCCGCCAGGAAGGCTACGCCGCCGGCCACGCCCAGGGCCGGGCCGACGCCGACGCGGCCGCCGCCGAAGCCGCCGCCGCCGCCGCCGCCGAATATGAAGCAACCCTGGCCCATCTGGCCGGCTCTTTCGGGGCCATGGCCGAGGCCCTGACCGGCGAGCGCGCCCGGGTGTGGGATCTGCAGCGCGACGAATTTCTGACGCTGCTGCGCCTGGCCGTGGAGCGCACCGTCAACGTGGCCATCGACGCCCGGCGCGAAGAGATCCTGGCGGCCCTGCTGCACGAAGCCCTGGAAGCCATCGACGCCAAGGCCGAACCCACCCTCACCGTCCACCCCGAGGACGAACCCCTCCTGCGCGAACTGCTCACGCGGGCCAAGGCCGAACGCCCGGCCCTGGCCCGGGTGTCCGTACGCGTCAATCCCGGGCTCATTCCCGGCAGCCTCTATCTCGAATACCCCGAAGGCCTGGTGGACAACACCATCGCCAGCCGGTTTGCCGAAGTCGAAGCGATTTTCGCCCATCTGGCCGCCGCCCCGGCTCCGGGCGAAGGCGGCGACGCGGCCCCCGACACCGCCCCGGCCGGCGACCTGACGCCGGGAGCGCCCGGAGACGGCCATGCCCACGGTTGA
- a CDS encoding terminase small subunit: MSDNATSPSASPSASSATSISSAAPPVVGEPALTDQQRRFVEEYLVDCNATLAAGRAGYSARSARQAGTRLRALPHVRRALEAAMAARSDRLGVSQDRVVLELARLAFADMRDFASWGDGCVRLRPSEELTEDQAACVSEIVETPGKGVRVKLFGKQPALAALARHLGAREGGGKGAGRGDAGPDAASGEGARPLTVVTWVPFPDAPPPEEPEDGPGE; this comes from the coding sequence ATGTCCGACAACGCCACGTCCCCTTCCGCCTCCCCTTCCGCCTCTTCTGCCACGTCCATCTCCTCTGCTGCTCCCCCTGTTGTTGGCGAACCGGCGTTGACGGACCAGCAGCGGCGGTTTGTGGAGGAGTATCTGGTGGACTGCAACGCCACCTTGGCGGCCGGTCGGGCGGGCTACAGCGCGCGCAGCGCCAGGCAGGCCGGGACGCGGCTGCGGGCGCTGCCCCATGTGCGGCGGGCGCTGGAGGCGGCCATGGCGGCGCGCAGCGACCGGCTGGGGGTGAGTCAGGACCGGGTGGTGTTGGAGCTGGCGCGGCTGGCTTTTGCCGACATGCGGGATTTCGCCAGTTGGGGGGACGGCTGCGTGCGGCTGCGGCCGTCGGAGGAGCTGACCGAGGATCAGGCGGCCTGCGTGTCGGAGATTGTGGAGACGCCGGGCAAGGGGGTGCGGGTGAAGCTTTTCGGCAAGCAGCCGGCGCTGGCCGCCTTGGCGCGGCACTTGGGGGCGCGCGAGGGCGGCGGCAAGGGGGCCGGGCGCGGCGACGCCGGGCCGGACGCGGCGTCCGGGGAGGGGGCGCGGCCGCTGACGGTGGTCACCTGGGTTCCGTTTCCGGACGCGCCGCCGCCGGAGGAGCCGGAGGACGGCCCGGGGGAGTAG
- a CDS encoding polymorphic toxin type 44 domain-containing protein produces MGSSDYGTPEQRLRWEQMEFETKVELASFHAILNKFEQIKSGSFFDKSNIDVKDDPLSTRLYIPASPPGTSIDANIKQARETFDPLWFVSMVAKNKPWDYKTKDKKYEDFGNFNYGATALAFGFKEEWALRAAGFYHIHTNVAQKLRSQGELLKSILAYGTSFQGPPYGDDAKDQKMKKFGFQYYKEVYSNRYMGTETSKESIMRAASNTITSNFPGGSIIAKNLINMTD; encoded by the coding sequence ATGGGCAGCAGCGATTACGGCACTCCGGAGCAGAGGCTTCGCTGGGAGCAGATGGAATTTGAAACTAAAGTAGAACTGGCGAGTTTCCATGCGATCTTAAACAAATTTGAACAAATTAAGAGTGGAAGTTTTTTTGATAAATCGAATATTGACGTGAAGGATGACCCTCTCTCGACAAGGCTATACATCCCGGCGTCACCTCCTGGCACCAGCATAGATGCCAACATCAAACAGGCTAGAGAAACCTTCGATCCTCTTTGGTTTGTTAGCATGGTCGCAAAGAACAAACCATGGGATTACAAAACTAAGGATAAAAAATACGAAGACTTTGGAAATTTTAATTACGGAGCGACAGCTTTAGCTTTCGGGTTCAAAGAAGAATGGGCGTTACGCGCAGCAGGATTTTATCATATTCACACAAACGTCGCCCAGAAACTTCGATCTCAGGGAGAATTATTAAAAAGCATTCTAGCATATGGCACATCGTTCCAAGGGCCACCATATGGAGACGATGCCAAGGATCAAAAAATGAAAAAATTCGGATTCCAATACTACAAAGAAGTCTACAGCAATAGATACATGGGCACGGAAACATCTAAAGAATCTATAATGCGAGCAGCATCAAACACAATAACAAGCAATTTCCCAGGAGGAAGCATCATCGCAAAAAATCTCATTAATATGACAGACTAG
- the fliE gene encoding flagellar hook-basal body complex protein FliE, with protein sequence MAIPSLALAAYQNALSQSGAIEAKVSRSLAKPAAPAEGFGQMLTDSVKRVNDMQNGKDAMVESFASGQTQNVHELMINLQKASSAMQMTTAVRGKVIEAYRELVKIQF encoded by the coding sequence ATGGCCATCCCTTCCCTCGCCCTCGCCGCCTACCAGAACGCCCTGTCCCAGTCCGGGGCCATCGAAGCCAAGGTGTCACGCTCCCTGGCCAAGCCGGCCGCGCCGGCCGAAGGGTTCGGCCAGATGCTCACCGACTCCGTCAAGCGCGTCAACGACATGCAAAACGGCAAGGACGCCATGGTCGAGTCCTTTGCCTCGGGCCAGACCCAAAACGTCCATGAACTCATGATCAATCTGCAAAAGGCCAGCTCCGCCATGCAGATGACCACGGCCGTGCGCGGCAAGGTCATCGAGGCCTACCGCGAACTCGTCAAGATCCAGTTCTAG
- a CDS encoding response regulator, whose protein sequence is MASQAVAAQAPRPTLAQALREMETIFENALVGMVLARDNRFVKINARGAELLGCPGEQLIGRTAEALFDAPEAYQAFVRQAYDDMRQHGLHVGEHQFLRPDGTRLTLRTAARQISPGNAAEGVVWAFDDITDQKRLAEELLASKRAAEAASRAKTQFLANISHELRTPLNGILGIAQLLLDKGGDEETREYLGVIRQSAATLTNIVGELLDLSNVEAGRLRLAPREFELAAELTPLLRNFMAQSLPRSFEFSYFFDPGLPERIIGDANRIKQILINLVGNAFKYTRRGHVTVRVAPGGEAAGPGAEGFAAPEGRARLRLVVEDTGIGIEPGRERSIFEPFGIGEDYLTKKYSGAGLGLAIARRLARMMGGDVTFVSEPGRGSTFTATLECGLPLPAQKPRRSRPARRGPESEKAAETSGGLRILLAEDEPVNRIFTVRALQKLGHAVDAAADGREALAMLERGAYDLVLMDIQMPRLNGLEATRRIRSGQVEGVPPTMPVVALTAYAMEGDRQKGLEAGMDEYVTKPFEPAELTAAMERALAK, encoded by the coding sequence GTGGCCAGCCAAGCCGTAGCGGCGCAGGCGCCTCGTCCGACCCTGGCCCAGGCCCTTCGCGAGATGGAGACCATCTTCGAAAACGCCCTGGTCGGCATGGTGCTGGCCCGGGACAACCGGTTCGTCAAGATCAACGCCCGGGGCGCGGAGCTGCTGGGCTGTCCGGGCGAGCAACTCATCGGCCGCACGGCCGAGGCGCTGTTCGATGCTCCCGAGGCCTATCAGGCCTTCGTGCGCCAGGCCTATGACGACATGCGCCAGCACGGCCTGCATGTCGGCGAGCACCAATTCCTGCGCCCCGACGGCACGCGCCTGACCCTTCGCACCGCCGCGCGGCAGATCAGCCCGGGCAACGCGGCCGAGGGCGTGGTCTGGGCTTTTGACGACATCACCGACCAGAAGCGCCTGGCCGAGGAACTGCTGGCCTCCAAGCGCGCGGCCGAGGCGGCCAGCCGGGCCAAGACCCAGTTTCTGGCCAACATCAGCCACGAACTGCGCACCCCCCTAAACGGCATCCTCGGCATTGCCCAGCTCCTGCTCGACAAGGGCGGCGACGAGGAGACCCGGGAGTATCTGGGCGTCATCCGCCAGTCGGCGGCCACGCTGACCAACATCGTGGGCGAGCTGCTCGATCTCTCCAACGTCGAGGCCGGCCGGCTGCGCCTGGCCCCCCGCGAGTTCGAGCTGGCCGCCGAACTCACGCCCCTTTTGCGCAATTTCATGGCCCAAAGTTTGCCGCGTTCGTTTGAGTTTTCCTACTTTTTCGACCCGGGCCTGCCCGAGCGGATCATCGGCGACGCCAACCGCATCAAGCAGATTCTTATTAATCTGGTGGGCAACGCCTTCAAGTACACCCGCCGGGGCCACGTGACGGTGCGCGTCGCGCCGGGGGGCGAGGCCGCCGGCCCGGGGGCGGAGGGCTTTGCCGCGCCCGAGGGACGCGCGCGGCTGCGTCTGGTGGTGGAAGATACCGGCATCGGCATCGAGCCGGGTCGGGAGCGGTCCATCTTCGAGCCTTTCGGCATCGGCGAGGATTACCTGACCAAGAAGTACAGCGGAGCCGGCCTGGGCTTGGCCATCGCCCGCCGGCTGGCCCGGATGATGGGCGGCGACGTGACGTTTGTGTCCGAGCCGGGCCGAGGCAGCACGTTTACGGCCACCCTGGAATGCGGCCTGCCGCTCCCGGCGCAAAAGCCGCGTCGGAGTCGGCCGGCGCGTCGCGGCCCGGAGAGCGAAAAGGCGGCGGAAACGAGCGGCGGGCTGCGCATTCTTCTGGCCGAGGACGAGCCGGTCAACCGCATTTTCACGGTGCGCGCGCTGCAAAAGCTCGGCCATGCCGTGGACGCGGCGGCCGACGGCCGCGAGGCCCTGGCCATGCTGGAGCGCGGCGCTTACGATCTGGTGCTCATGGACATTCAGATGCCGCGCCTAAACGGCCTGGAGGCCACCCGGCGCATCCGCTCGGGCCAGGTGGAGGGCGTCCCCCCGACCATGCCGGTGGTGGCGCTGACGGCCTACGCCATGGAGGGCGACCGCCAAAAGGGCCTGGAGGCGGGCATGGACGAGTACGTAACCAAGCCTTTCGAGCCGGCCGAGCTGACGGCGGCCATGGAGCGGGCCCTGGCCAAGTAG
- a CDS encoding FliI/YscN family ATPase, which produces MPTVDAAGAISLLSAMQPMKTYGKVSKVVGLIAEGRGIRAPVGSVCHMLPQGEAPGTEVPAEVVGFRDGACLFMPYGDLRGIAPGTLIRNTSTPPLFPVGRRYLGRVIDAFGNPIDNGDPVVPRRFNPIFAPAPSPMDRPRICDPMDVGVRAINGCLTLGKGQRVGIMAGSGVGKSTLMGMIARNTVADVNVIGLVGERGRELREFIEKDLGPEGMARSVVVVATSDQSPLIRMRAAYAATAMAEFFRDEGNDVILMMDSVTRFAMAGREVGLAAGEPPTTRGYTPSVFAQLPKLLERAGRNGLGSITGIYTVLVDGDDFNEPIADSVRSILDGHIVLTRDLADQGHFPAIDVLRSISRLRSDVTPKDALAASRELIRLLATYRRVEDMVNIGAYARGANPEIDRAIDMIGPINTFLRQDVAERQSLEECFQAVIALIGKK; this is translated from the coding sequence ATGCCCACGGTTGACGCCGCCGGGGCCATTTCCCTGCTGTCGGCCATGCAGCCCATGAAGACCTACGGCAAGGTCTCCAAGGTCGTGGGGCTTATCGCCGAGGGGCGCGGCATCCGCGCGCCGGTGGGGTCGGTGTGCCACATGCTGCCCCAGGGCGAAGCCCCGGGCACGGAAGTGCCGGCCGAGGTGGTGGGCTTTCGCGACGGGGCGTGTCTGTTCATGCCCTACGGCGACCTGCGCGGCATTGCACCCGGGACCCTTATCCGCAACACCAGCACGCCGCCGCTGTTTCCGGTGGGCCGACGCTACCTCGGCCGGGTCATCGACGCCTTCGGCAACCCCATCGACAACGGCGATCCCGTCGTGCCGCGCCGCTTCAATCCCATTTTCGCCCCGGCCCCCTCGCCCATGGACCGGCCGCGCATCTGCGACCCCATGGATGTGGGCGTGCGGGCCATCAACGGCTGCCTGACGCTGGGCAAAGGCCAGCGCGTGGGCATCATGGCCGGTTCGGGCGTGGGCAAATCCACGCTCATGGGCATGATCGCCCGCAACACCGTGGCCGACGTCAACGTCATTGGGCTTGTGGGCGAACGCGGCCGCGAGCTGCGGGAATTTATTGAAAAGGACCTCGGCCCCGAGGGCATGGCCCGGTCGGTGGTGGTGGTGGCCACCTCGGACCAGAGTCCGCTCATCCGTATGCGGGCCGCCTACGCCGCCACGGCCATGGCCGAATTTTTCCGCGACGAAGGCAACGACGTCATCCTCATGATGGACTCCGTCACCCGCTTTGCCATGGCCGGCCGCGAGGTCGGTCTGGCTGCCGGCGAACCGCCGACCACGCGCGGCTATACGCCCTCGGTCTTCGCCCAGCTGCCCAAGCTCCTGGAGCGGGCCGGCCGCAATGGCCTCGGCAGCATCACCGGCATCTACACCGTGCTGGTCGACGGCGACGATTTCAACGAACCCATCGCCGACAGCGTGCGCTCCATCCTTGACGGGCATATCGTCCTGACCCGCGACCTGGCCGACCAGGGGCATTTCCCGGCCATCGACGTGCTGCGAAGCATCAGCCGTCTGCGCTCCGACGTGACGCCCAAAGACGCCCTTGCCGCCTCGCGCGAGCTCATCCGGCTGCTGGCCACCTACCGGCGCGTGGAAGACATGGTCAACATCGGGGCCTACGCCCGGGGGGCCAACCCGGAAATCGACCGAGCCATCGACATGATCGGCCCCATCAACACCTTCCTGCGCCAGGACGTGGCCGAACGGCAAAGCCTGGAAGAGTGCTTCCAGGCCGTCATCGCCCTGATCGGCAAGAAGTAA